Genomic segment of Candidatus Methylacidiphilales bacterium:
ATGTTTTCGGCAATGAAAAGAAGGATGCTATCCCCGAGTTTGACTTCCAGCTTGGCGGCTTTGGAGCGGAGGATGGCCAGGCGGGTCTCGATGTCCGGGGGTTGGAGTTCGGCCGTCAGCCCCCATTCGAAACGCGAGACCAGGCGCTGCTCGAGGTTCTTGATATCGGAAGGCGGGGCATCGCTGGAAAGCACGATCTGCTTGTTGCCATCGAACAGGGCGTTGAAGGTGTGGAAGAACTCCTCCTGGGAGCGTTCCTTGCCGCCGAAGAATTGGATGTCGTCGATGAAGAGAACATCGGCCTGGCGGAAGCGGCGCCGGAATTTGACCAGTTCCCCGTGCTGGATGGCGGAAACAAACTCGTTGGTGAACTGCTCGGAAGTGACGTAGACGACGCGGGCCTTGGCGTTTTTTTCCAGAATGCGGTGGCCGATGGCGTGCATGAGGTGGGTCTTGCCCAGACCGACGGCGCCATGGATGAGGAGGGGGTTGTAGGTTCGGGCCGGGGACTCGGCCACGGCCGAAGCCGCGGCGCGGGCAAACTGGTTGCCGGCTCCTTCGACGAAAGAGGAAAAAAGATAACGCGGGATCAGTTCCGTGCGGACCGGAGCCTTGGTGGTGGGTTCATCCACTTCCTCGGTGGCCACCGGGGCGGTCGTCCGGCCCGGGGTGCCGACCAGTTCGAAGGCGACGCGGGTCTCGCGGCCGGTGATCAGGTGGAGGCAGTCCCGGAGTTGCGGGAGGTAGTTTTCCTCGATCCAGTATTGGTAAATGGTGTTCTCCACGCCCAAAGAAAGCAGGCCGGGCTCATAGTTGAGGGGGCGGACGGGCTGGAACCAGCGGCGGCAGGCGTCAGGCGAGATCAACTTCTGGAGTTCGGCAAACACCTTCTCCCAGAGGGCGGAGGGTTCATGGGTGCCGAGGTGTTCTTGCATAACGTGGGAGGTCAATTAGAGGCCAAGGAAAAAAGACGACAAGAGAAAAAAGACCCGCCCATGCATTCTTGTTTCAACGCGCTTGACGCTCGGGCCTTCTTCGCAATCTGCCCTGAAACCGCATGAATGCTGCTTCCACAAGGAGGGTGATTAGATTAAATAACAAGTTAGGTGAGACCCAAGGCACACCGGGAACGGAAAAATATTTATTTATTCGAGTGGAACCCTTTTTCCGGTCTCCCCCTTGATCGTGAAAGGAGGACGGGCCCATTTTCTTTGATCATCCGGCCGTGGCTTCGATGACCAGGGCGGTGATGTTGTCGCGGCCGGAATTGTCGAGGGCCCGTTGCTGAAGGCGGAGCGCCGGGGGAAGGAGGCGTTCCTGTTCATCGGGTTCGCGCAAAAGCCGTTCAATCTGGCGGTCCCAGAGTCCGTCGATCAATCCATCGGTGCAGAGCAGGAAGAGATCGCCCGCCTTCCAATCCAACGCGCCGGTCTGGGGTTCGATGAACTGGTGTCCGGCGCCGAGGGCCTTTTGGAGGGAGTTTTTCCCCGGGTGGGAGCGGGCCTCGCGCTCGGTGATTTTGTCGTTGCGGCGTTGCCAGCCGATGTGGGTGTGGTCGTGGGTGATCTGCTGGATACCCCCCTCCGCCGGCAGGAAGTAGATCCGGCTGTCTCCCAGGTGGCTGAAACGCATCCGCCTGGGCGAAAACCAGGCCAGGCTCAGGGTCGCCCCCATGCCGCGACATTCCTCGTATTGCGAACCCAGGTAATCCAACGCACGGTGGATCTCGCCGAACAATTCCTGGTAAAGGTCGGTGAAACCCACTTCCTGTCCGGCGGCGGCGGCGCGGAAGCCGCGGGGGAGGAGTCTGGTGACTTTTTCCACCGTGATGCGGCTGGCGAATTCCCCGGCACGGGCGCCCCCCATGCCATCACTCACGGCGAAGACATAATCCCTCAGGCCGAAGTTTCCTTGTCCCTCTTTTCCCAAGTAGGCCACGCCCTCAGCGTCCAGGGCCAGGCCAAGAAAGGAGTCCTCGTTGTTGGAACGGACTTTTCCCGTATGGGTGATGGCGGACCAAGTCAGGGAAAGGGGGGTTTCGGAGGCGCTGGGGTTCATCGTCTTAGGTCGGCATTGCCGGCATCGGTTTGGGGGAAACATGGGTAGGATCGTCGAGAATGGTCGCGAATTCGAAATCAATCAGGCAGAAGCGCCCGTCACTTTGGCGGTAGGTGACATTGCGGGTCTCCGGATCCTCATGGCGAACGCCGTAGGTCTCCAGTTCGGCAAAGAGCGCCGCCCGCTTGGTCTCGCTCAGGTGTTCGACCCGGCGGCCGCAATTGGTGGTGACCAGGAAAAGCTGGGCCGGATCGGAATCCAGGATACGAGGAACGAAGCCGCATCCACGGGATTCCAAGTGGCGGAGGACCCGGACTTCGTTGGCAAAGCGCTCGGCCGCCTGGTGGCCGCGGAAAGTTTTGCAGACCCGGCCATCGTAACCAATGCGCACCAGCGCGCGCCGGGTATCCTTGACCTGTTCCATTCCCCCATGCTCTTCAAGGAAGTGCCCTGCGGC
This window contains:
- the dnaA gene encoding chromosomal replication initiator protein DnaA produces the protein MQEHLGTHEPSALWEKVFAELQKLISPDACRRWFQPVRPLNYEPGLLSLGVENTIYQYWIEENYLPQLRDCLHLITGRETRVAFELVGTPGRTTAPVATEEVDEPTTKAPVRTELIPRYLFSSFVEGAGNQFARAAASAVAESPARTYNPLLIHGAVGLGKTHLMHAIGHRILEKNAKARVVYVTSEQFTNEFVSAIQHGELVKFRRRFRQADVLFIDDIQFFGGKERSQEEFFHTFNALFDGNKQIVLSSDAPPSDIKNLEQRLVSRFEWGLTAELQPPDIETRLAILRSKAAKLEVKLGDSILLFIAENIKANIRRLEGALNRVAAWAALNERKITQAQVEDLLKDFIQQETRQQITIELIQRRVAENFDLRMNDMTSKRRPNNIAIPRMVAMYLARKKTGKSLQEIGECFGGRDHGTVLHACRTIEARMEKDAHLKQQVQFLIQKLESNPV
- a CDS encoding protein phosphatase 2C domain-containing protein yields the protein MNPSASETPLSLTWSAITHTGKVRSNNEDSFLGLALDAEGVAYLGKEGQGNFGLRDYVFAVSDGMGGARAGEFASRITVEKVTRLLPRGFRAAAAGQEVGFTDLYQELFGEIHRALDYLGSQYEECRGMGATLSLAWFSPRRMRFSHLGDSRIYFLPAEGGIQQITHDHTHIGWQRRNDKITEREARSHPGKNSLQKALGAGHQFIEPQTGALDWKAGDLFLLCTDGLIDGLWDRQIERLLREPDEQERLLPPALRLQQRALDNSGRDNITALVIEATAG